From the genome of Acropora palmata chromosome 4, jaAcrPala1.3, whole genome shotgun sequence, one region includes:
- the LOC141879966 gene encoding modulator of macroautophagy TMEM150B-like, giving the protein MDRLGNMEEKVGCLRIGLGCWVMLWLFIGTISVSLCYFMARSSGFTSPIVPALSASTSKNPEGAIFAELFNIIAILTLVIIVIRYFHVKMINRQVDGGETSHLSQINSLGIVFGLGSAVGVTLVANFRSIEDDNAIQIVHLIGAIIILIGGAAYCWTQTVATYLLTKFGSGVRPVFITRLAITSLLTLNSLLVFTCGGLSYGDAVSHSSLQIVGIISQWIAVWCFGLFALSFFKEFQTLSLNIQCIPKCSGNSSDVLKYSTLPASGNGENATDSD; this is encoded by the exons ATGGACCGTCTAGGCAATATGGAAGAGAAAGTAGGCTGTTTGAGGATAGGACTAGGATGCTGGGTGATGTTATGGCTGTTCATCGGCACAATTTCTGTGAGCTTGTGTTATTTCATGGCGCGTTCATCCGGTTTTACTTCACCCATTGTTCCCGCACTTAGTGCATCAACCTCAAAAAACCCTGAAGGAGCGATttttgccgagttattcaacaTAATCGCGATTCTAACCTTGGTGATCATAGTCATTCGTTATTTTCATGTTAAAATGATAAACAGACAAGTGGACGGTGGAGAAACATCGCATTTATCGCAAATTAACTCCTTAGGTATCGTCTTCGGTCTAGGGAGCGCCGTGGGAGTTACTCTGGTTGCCAATTTCAGATCTATAGAG GATGATAACGCCATTCAGATTGTACACCTAATTGGAGCCATAATCATCTTGATCGGCGGTGCTGCATATTGTTGGACCCAGACCGTCGCCACCTATCTGCTGACGAAATTCGGTAGTGGCGTGAGACCAGTCTTCATCACCCGTTTGGCCATTACAAGTCTTCTTACATTAAATAGCCTTCTAGTCTTTACCTGTGGTGGTTTGAGCTATGGTGATGCCGTAAGCCACTCGTCGCTCCAAATCGTGGGGATTATATCACAATGGATAGCTGTTTGGTGTTTTGGACTCTTTGCTTTGTCATTCTTTAAGGAATTTCAAACGCTTTCCTTGAATATTCAGTGTATACCAAAATGTAGTGGGAACAGCAGTGATGTATTGAAATATTCCACTTTACCAGCTTCAGGAAATGGCGAAAATGCAACTGACAGTGATTGA